The proteins below are encoded in one region of Clostridium pasteurianum DSM 525 = ATCC 6013:
- a CDS encoding acyl CoA:acetate/3-ketoacid CoA transferase, translating into MAVSFLKPCEVAEMVKDGDVVATGGFVGSCCPESLTGYLEKRFNETGHPKNLTLLYAAAQGDCTGKGADHFAHEGMTKRVIGGHWNLAPKLGKLAIENKIEAYNLPQGTISELFRDIAGKRIGTITHVGLNTFVDPRIEGGKLNDISKEDVVKLINVEGEERLLYKSLPIDVCFIRGSFADENGNITLEREVASLEATSMAQACKNSGGIVVVQVEKVVASGTLDPRLVKIPGIYVDIVVVSNAREHEQSFGSDYNPALTGEIRVPITSIEKAPLNIRKIIARRAALELKPNTVVNLGIGIPEVISMVANEEGIGKYMTLTVEAGPVGGVPEGGGKFGASINPEAILDQPYQFDFYDGGGVDIAFLGLAQVDQSGNLNVSKFGPRIVGCGGFINISQNAKQVIFCGTFTTSGLKVSTGDGKLEILQEGKLIKFLKEVEQITFSGRYAQKTKQKVMYITERAVFELKEDGLYLTEIAPGVNLKKDILELMEFVPKMEGQPKLMDERIFYDKPMGLKNNN; encoded by the coding sequence ATGGCAGTAAGTTTTTTAAAACCTTGTGAAGTTGCCGAGATGGTTAAAGATGGAGATGTTGTTGCAACTGGTGGATTTGTAGGAAGTTGTTGCCCGGAATCTCTTACAGGTTATTTGGAAAAGCGATTTAATGAAACAGGACATCCCAAAAATCTAACTTTGTTGTATGCAGCAGCTCAGGGGGATTGTACTGGAAAGGGAGCAGATCATTTTGCACATGAGGGAATGACAAAGAGAGTTATTGGAGGGCACTGGAATTTAGCCCCAAAACTAGGGAAGCTGGCTATAGAAAATAAAATAGAAGCTTATAACTTACCTCAGGGAACCATTTCTGAATTATTTAGAGATATAGCAGGAAAAAGAATAGGTACCATAACTCATGTGGGATTAAATACTTTTGTAGACCCTAGAATTGAGGGCGGAAAGTTAAATGATATAAGTAAAGAGGATGTAGTAAAGCTTATAAATGTAGAGGGTGAAGAAAGACTTCTATATAAGTCGTTACCAATAGATGTGTGTTTTATAAGGGGAAGTTTTGCAGATGAGAATGGAAATATAACCTTGGAAAGGGAAGTGGCTAGTTTAGAAGCTACTTCCATGGCCCAGGCTTGTAAAAATAGTGGAGGAATTGTAGTAGTTCAGGTAGAAAAGGTTGTGGCATCTGGAACACTTGATCCACGTCTTGTTAAGATACCGGGAATTTATGTGGATATAGTGGTAGTTTCAAATGCTAGGGAACATGAACAGTCCTTCGGATCTGATTATAATCCAGCCTTAACAGGGGAAATAAGAGTACCAATTACAAGTATCGAGAAAGCTCCATTAAATATAAGAAAGATAATTGCAAGGAGAGCTGCCTTGGAATTAAAACCCAACACGGTAGTAAATCTTGGAATAGGCATACCAGAAGTTATATCCATGGTGGCAAATGAAGAGGGAATTGGAAAGTATATGACTTTAACGGTAGAAGCAGGACCAGTAGGCGGAGTACCAGAAGGCGGCGGCAAATTTGGAGCTTCTATTAATCCAGAGGCAATACTGGACCAGCCTTATCAATTTGATTTTTATGACGGCGGCGGAGTTGATATTGCCTTTTTAGGTTTAGCACAGGTAGACCAAAGTGGTAATTTGAATGTGAGCAAATTTGGACCGCGTATAGTAGGCTGTGGCGGATTTATAAATATATCACAGAATGCAAAGCAGGTAATATTCTGTGGAACCTTTACTACTTCAGGACTTAAAGTATCAACTGGAGATGGAAAGCTTGAGATTCTGCAAGAAGGAAAGCTTATAAAGTTCTTAAAGGAAGTAGAGCAAATAACCTTTAGTGGGAGATATGCTCAAAAGACAAAACAGAAGGTCATGTATATAACTGAGAGAGCAGTATTTGAGCTAAAAGAAGATGGATTATATCTAACTGAAATAGCGCCAGGAGTGAATCTTAAGAAAGATATACTTGAATTGATGGAATTTGTTCCTAAAATGGAGGGACAGCCAAAACTTATGGATGAACGTATTTTTTATGATAAACCTATGGGATTAAAAAATAATAACTAA
- a CDS encoding acyl-CoA dehydrogenase family protein produces MNFDLTEQQQLIQKTARDFAENELKPRVIENDENSKFQVDTYKKMGELGLIGMPYPKEYGGFGGDYLSYVLAVEEISKIDGSVGISYSVSTSLCSGGIFNNASEEQKKKYLPDVLSGKKFGSFGLTEPNAGSDASGVQTTAVKQGDYYILNGSKCFITNGPLSETFFVIASTDRSKGAKGLSAFIVEKDFSGFSIGKIENKCGIRAAQVSELVFEDCKVPVENLVGQEGKGLGMALSTLDGGRIGVAAQGLGIAEGAFNVAKKYMTERVQFGKPLFKNQYLAFKMAELELEIEQAKYILYKAALDKQNKRPYGLSAAKAKLACTDAAMHVTVEAVQMLGGNGYMREYNVERMMRDAKITQIYEGTNEIQKLIISGAIFR; encoded by the coding sequence ATGAATTTTGATTTAACAGAACAACAGCAATTGATACAAAAAACTGCAAGAGATTTTGCTGAAAATGAACTTAAACCTAGAGTTATAGAAAATGATGAAAATAGTAAATTCCAAGTAGATACTTATAAAAAGATGGGAGAACTAGGGCTTATAGGAATGCCATATCCTAAAGAATATGGTGGATTTGGAGGAGATTATTTATCCTATGTATTAGCAGTAGAAGAAATATCAAAAATAGATGGATCAGTGGGTATTTCCTATTCAGTAAGTACCTCCCTCTGTTCAGGGGGTATATTTAATAATGCTTCTGAAGAACAAAAGAAGAAATATCTTCCAGATGTACTTAGCGGGAAAAAATTTGGCTCTTTTGGACTTACAGAGCCAAATGCAGGTTCTGATGCTTCAGGAGTACAGACTACCGCCGTAAAGCAGGGAGATTATTATATATTAAATGGATCAAAATGTTTTATCACCAATGGTCCTCTATCAGAAACATTTTTCGTAATTGCCTCTACAGATAGAAGTAAAGGTGCTAAGGGACTCTCTGCATTTATTGTAGAAAAGGATTTTTCAGGCTTTTCTATAGGAAAAATTGAAAATAAATGTGGTATAAGAGCTGCTCAGGTTTCAGAATTAGTTTTTGAAGATTGTAAAGTTCCAGTTGAAAATCTGGTTGGGCAGGAAGGAAAGGGGTTAGGAATGGCACTTAGTACTCTTGATGGAGGAAGAATAGGTGTTGCAGCTCAAGGCCTTGGGATAGCTGAAGGTGCTTTTAATGTAGCTAAAAAGTATATGACTGAAAGAGTACAATTTGGTAAACCACTATTTAAAAATCAATATTTGGCTTTTAAAATGGCAGAACTAGAACTTGAAATAGAGCAGGCCAAATATATTCTATATAAGGCTGCTTTAGATAAACAAAATAAGAGGCCTTATGGGTTATCTGCTGCTAAAGCAAAACTTGCATGTACAGATGCAGCTATGCATGTGACTGTAGAAGCTGTACAGATGCTTGGTGGAAATGGATATATGAGAGAATACAATGTGGAAAGAATGATGAGAGATGCTAAAATAACTCAAATTTATGAAGGAACAAATGAAATTCAAAAGCTTATCATCAGCGGAGCAATATTCCGATAG
- a CDS encoding MFS transporter: protein MNKKNNANTTIAFIAIVLGFFMALLDTTIVNITLPNMTEYFNTTVENISWVVNGYNIAFAVLIITASRLADQFGRKKIFIMGIIAFTLSSLLSGLSKSPEMLIFFRVIQGLSAALVVPVTIPLALNIFPPKKHGMVMGMWGAFAGLAAASGPSLGGIITQFLSWRFIFFINIPIGIISVLLTIKYIGESYDSSADRRIDLLGILAISIAVFSLTLALIEANDKGWTSTFIISLLIISLISFILFIIAELKVKSPMLPLSLFRIAPFTCGAIALFLLGLGMMAGAFFLAFFLTQVKGLSELSSGLIISTMALASILSSSISGPLTQKLGGRIFGTVGLALLALSSYLYSTLTQYSTNLDIILRLVVAGLGMGLAMSSIMGSMIRNVPKDKVGMTSGVNNMTRTLGTVLGVAVLLTLFNSSMTSEMSKAKDDAINIIKADTIFNNEAKTAMIGSLNSSKTTSTNSNKPNIDDIIKEINFKENETLKTVPQAMQDKVKQGFEIQKKETKIIFTHIETKFTDHTVAAFSSTFKYGFFILIPGIFFAFFSDKKVDKNLAYKEKEASLG from the coding sequence ATGAACAAAAAAAATAATGCCAATACCACTATTGCTTTTATTGCCATAGTATTAGGTTTTTTTATGGCTCTTTTAGATACTACTATAGTTAATATAACTTTACCTAATATGACAGAATACTTTAATACTACTGTAGAAAATATATCCTGGGTAGTAAATGGATACAATATAGCCTTTGCAGTGCTAATAATAACTGCTTCAAGACTTGCAGATCAATTTGGAAGAAAAAAGATATTTATAATGGGAATTATAGCTTTTACACTTTCTTCTCTTCTGTCTGGATTATCTAAATCGCCTGAAATGCTTATTTTTTTCAGAGTCATACAAGGATTATCTGCCGCTCTAGTGGTACCAGTAACCATCCCCTTGGCTCTTAATATATTTCCTCCGAAAAAACATGGAATGGTTATGGGGATGTGGGGAGCCTTTGCAGGTCTTGCAGCAGCCAGCGGTCCTTCCCTTGGAGGTATAATTACTCAATTTTTAAGCTGGAGATTTATATTTTTTATAAATATTCCCATCGGAATAATCTCAGTACTTTTAACTATTAAATACATTGGAGAATCTTATGATTCTTCTGCAGATAGACGTATAGATCTATTAGGAATACTTGCCATATCTATAGCTGTGTTTTCTCTTACCCTAGCTCTTATAGAGGCAAATGATAAGGGTTGGACTTCAACTTTTATAATATCACTTCTTATAATATCATTAATTTCATTTATACTATTTATAATAGCTGAATTAAAGGTAAAGAGCCCTATGCTTCCTCTAAGCCTTTTCAGGATAGCGCCTTTTACATGTGGAGCTATTGCACTATTTTTATTGGGACTTGGCATGATGGCTGGTGCTTTCTTCTTGGCATTTTTCCTGACACAAGTTAAGGGTTTAAGTGAATTGTCATCAGGACTTATAATATCCACTATGGCACTAGCTTCCATATTAAGCTCTAGTATCAGCGGACCTTTAACTCAAAAACTTGGGGGAAGAATATTTGGTACAGTGGGGCTTGCTCTTTTAGCACTTTCCAGCTATCTTTACAGTACTCTTACTCAATATTCTACTAATTTAGATATAATATTAAGACTAGTAGTAGCAGGTCTTGGTATGGGTCTTGCCATGTCTTCTATAATGGGATCTATGATAAGAAATGTACCTAAGGATAAGGTTGGAATGACCTCTGGTGTTAACAATATGACTAGAACTCTTGGTACTGTACTTGGTGTTGCCGTTCTATTGACATTATTCAATAGCAGCATGACTTCTGAAATGTCAAAAGCTAAAGATGATGCTATTAATATAATTAAAGCAGACACTATTTTTAATAATGAAGCTAAAACTGCTATGATAGGTTCTCTTAATTCATCAAAAACGACCTCCACTAACAGTAATAAGCCCAACATAGATGATATAATAAAAGAAATAAATTTTAAAGAAAATGAAACCCTAAAAACTGTCCCTCAAGCTATGCAGGATAAAGTTAAACAGGGCTTTGAAATTCAAAAGAAAGAGACAAAAATAATTTTTACACACATAGAAACAAAATTTACTGATCACACAGTAGCTGCCTTTAGTTCCACTTTCAAATATGGATTCTTTATATTAATACCTGGAATATTCTTTGCCTTCTTTAGTGATAAAAAGGTAGATAAAAATTTAGCTTATAAAGAAAAAGAAGCCTCTTTAGGATAA
- a CDS encoding PadR family transcriptional regulator — MSSIDLIILGYLLHGEKSAYEMVKEFETWNLSYWVKISNASIYKKIIKLSKDGYLDSKNIKEGEMPEKTVYYINEKGHNYFHELMEKYSTNFSNIYFDFSGFIVNLNNVDENKRHNLLKNFNAVLKSKSEYMNGPHKEEHKYLEEHNKNALDLIELYEDLYNLLNKWSSKLLKKH; from the coding sequence TTGTCATCAATTGATTTAATCATACTTGGATATCTACTTCATGGTGAAAAAAGTGCTTATGAAATGGTAAAGGAATTTGAAACTTGGAATTTAAGTTACTGGGTTAAAATAAGTAATGCTTCTATCTATAAAAAGATTATTAAACTTTCCAAGGATGGCTATCTTGATTCAAAAAACATTAAGGAAGGGGAAATGCCGGAAAAAACTGTATATTATATTAATGAAAAAGGTCATAATTATTTTCATGAACTTATGGAAAAATATTCTACAAACTTTTCTAATATATATTTTGATTTCAGCGGTTTTATTGTAAATTTAAATAATGTTGATGAAAACAAACGTCATAATCTACTTAAAAATTTCAATGCTGTATTAAAGTCAAAAAGTGAGTATATGAATGGCCCACATAAAGAAGAACATAAATATCTGGAGGAACATAACAAAAACGCCCTTGATCTCATAGAACTTTATGAAGATTTATATAATCTTTTAAATAAATGGTCTTCTAAATTATTAAAAAAACATTAA
- a CDS encoding PucR family transcriptional regulator, producing the protein MLITCSTILKLKHLEEMKLVAGKGGINRVIRWIHVVESPQGSEWLKGGELVFITGVVIKDDVNTLAKFVKDLIDKNLSGLVINTGPYITETPEEVKELADKFDFPIFELPFEVKLIDVTQSISRAIFMNKIERDSMNSFMKEIIFGESIFTDKVLNRASVYGYDSSKNYCAIIVDIDNFEKLTDSTGVKSEENIMEIKQNVEVIILSIMNKKGKKVLNVMHRDSIIIMFPMDEKDIYEDRYLDSANEIVKTVSEKMKELTVSVGIGSSTNKLRDFHISVDQAQKALNMIRIFGEKNTVRTYKKLGIYRIFFETNNKREMKQIYYEMLGKLIEYDNKNESNMLKTLETYISEGANLGKAAEKLFIHRNTMKYRMNRIEEILECDLKDINILFEFMEAIKIGKFLNYIS; encoded by the coding sequence ATGCTTATTACATGTAGTACTATTTTAAAATTAAAACATCTTGAAGAAATGAAATTAGTAGCTGGAAAAGGCGGCATAAATAGAGTGATAAGATGGATTCATGTAGTAGAGAGTCCACAGGGTTCGGAATGGTTAAAAGGTGGAGAATTAGTTTTTATTACGGGAGTAGTCATAAAAGATGATGTAAATACTTTGGCTAAATTTGTAAAAGACTTAATAGACAAGAATCTGTCAGGACTTGTGATAAATACTGGGCCTTATATTACAGAGACTCCAGAGGAAGTTAAAGAATTGGCAGACAAATTTGACTTTCCCATATTTGAATTACCTTTTGAGGTAAAGCTTATAGATGTAACTCAGAGTATATCTAGAGCTATTTTTATGAATAAAATAGAACGGGATTCTATGAATAGCTTTATGAAGGAAATTATTTTTGGAGAATCTATTTTTACAGATAAAGTTTTAAATAGAGCCTCTGTTTATGGTTATGATTCCAGTAAAAATTATTGTGCAATTATAGTTGATATTGATAACTTTGAAAAACTTACTGACAGCACGGGCGTAAAAAGTGAAGAAAATATTATGGAAATAAAACAGAATGTAGAAGTTATTATATTATCTATAATGAATAAAAAAGGTAAAAAAGTTCTTAATGTAATGCATAGAGATTCTATTATAATTATGTTTCCAATGGATGAGAAGGATATTTATGAAGACAGATATCTAGATAGTGCCAATGAAATTGTGAAAACCGTCAGTGAAAAAATGAAAGAATTAACTGTAAGTGTAGGCATAGGTAGTAGTACCAATAAATTAAGAGATTTTCACATAAGCGTTGATCAAGCACAAAAAGCTTTAAATATGATAAGAATTTTTGGTGAAAAAAATACTGTAAGGACATATAAAAAATTAGGTATATATAGAATATTCTTTGAAACCAATAATAAGAGAGAGATGAAACAGATTTATTATGAAATGCTGGGGAAGCTAATTGAATACGACAATAAAAATGAAAGTAATATGTTAAAAACTTTGGAAACTTACATATCAGAAGGTGCTAATTTGGGGAAGGCAGCTGAAAAACTTTTTATACATAGAAATACAATGAAATATAGAATGAATAGAATTGAAGAAATACTTGAATGTGACTTAAAAGATATAAATATACTCTTTGAATTTATGGAAGCTATAAAGATTGGTAAATTTTTAAACTATATTTCATAG
- a CDS encoding iron-containing alcohol dehydrogenase produces MISSVFQSPKKIIYGEGSVEQVGIETKKYGSKVMIITGRSSSKKTGALDKIIDSLKSENLQYIVFDKVESDPSVDTVDLGTKIAKEEDVNVIIALGGGSPLDAAKAIGIMIKNPGNIVDYENKEPQVHGVPVIAVPTTAGTGSEVSRFIVITDTKRKIKMLIGGEALVPEVAILDGELTLMVPSDVTAATGMDALTHAIEAYISKKAQPATNVQAVSAISIISKNLAKAVQNGENIEARSNMLFAQMQAGFAFSNASVALVHAMSRPLGAYFGVPHGLANAILLPRVMEYNRAACPEKFKDIAEAMGENTEGLSLRDASNLAVKAVKDLYAETGLPTKLRDVGVKEEIIEDLAKDAIKSGSALVNPRKASLEDLIEIYKSIY; encoded by the coding sequence ATGATAAGCTCAGTATTTCAATCACCAAAGAAAATAATATACGGAGAAGGTTCTGTAGAACAAGTTGGTATAGAAACTAAAAAGTACGGCAGCAAGGTAATGATTATTACAGGAAGAAGTTCATCTAAGAAAACTGGTGCATTAGATAAAATTATAGATAGTTTAAAGTCAGAAAATTTACAGTATATAGTCTTTGATAAAGTAGAATCTGATCCAAGTGTGGACACAGTGGATTTAGGAACTAAAATAGCAAAAGAAGAGGATGTAAATGTAATTATAGCCCTTGGAGGTGGAAGCCCTCTTGATGCAGCAAAGGCTATAGGCATTATGATAAAGAATCCTGGAAATATTGTGGATTATGAAAATAAAGAACCTCAGGTTCATGGAGTACCAGTTATAGCAGTACCAACTACTGCGGGAACGGGAAGTGAGGTAAGTAGATTTATAGTAATAACTGATACTAAGAGAAAAATTAAAATGCTCATAGGTGGAGAAGCATTAGTGCCAGAGGTTGCAATTTTAGATGGTGAATTGACATTAATGGTACCAAGTGATGTAACCGCTGCTACAGGAATGGATGCATTAACCCATGCTATAGAAGCTTACATATCAAAAAAGGCTCAGCCAGCTACAAATGTACAAGCTGTTTCTGCCATAAGTATAATAAGTAAAAATTTAGCTAAAGCAGTACAGAATGGGGAAAATATAGAGGCAAGAAGTAATATGTTATTTGCACAAATGCAGGCAGGATTTGCTTTTAGTAATGCTTCAGTAGCATTAGTTCATGCTATGTCAAGACCACTTGGAGCATACTTCGGGGTGCCTCATGGACTGGCAAATGCCATACTTCTTCCAAGAGTTATGGAATACAACAGAGCTGCTTGTCCTGAAAAATTCAAAGATATTGCAGAGGCTATGGGAGAGAATACAGAAGGACTGTCTTTAAGAGATGCAAGTAACTTGGCAGTAAAGGCTGTGAAAGATTTATATGCTGAAACGGGACTTCCTACAAAGTTAAGAGATGTAGGGGTTAAAGAAGAAATTATAGAGGATCTTGCAAAGGATGCTATTAAAAGCGGTAGTGCACTGGTTAACCCAAGAAAAGCCAGTTTAGAAGATTTGATAGAAATTTATAAAAGTATTTATTAA
- a CDS encoding aminotransferase class III-fold pyridoxal phosphate-dependent enzyme — protein MEQTIKREETTLKVDEIKKYDKQYNLHSWSAQSKLNPMVITKAEGIYFWDEKGKRYYDMSSQLVNLNIGYGNKKVIEAIKDQAEKLAFTGPGNAIDVRSELAKKVIEIAPDNMGKVFFTLGGADSNENAIKMARMVTGKYKIFSRYRSYHGSTFGAANLTGEPRRYTCEPGIPGFVKFFDPYVYQEKIEFKSEEEASKYYVNKLREQITYEGADTVAAIVLETVTGSNGVIIPPKGYLEGVRALCDEFNIIMICDEVMAGWGRTGEWFACNNWNVKPDIITFAKGVTCGYVPLGGVIVSKEIAKHFDDNVLMCGLTYSAHPIGCAAGCATIDVYKEEKLIENSREMGKVLGAELEKLKAKHASVGDVRYIGLFSAVELVRNKETREPMVPYGKDPEKVMSKLVGMLKEKGFSTYSHESCILVAPPLIIKENEIKEAMAILDEVLDYADTLTH, from the coding sequence ATGGAACAGACAATAAAAAGAGAAGAAACTACGCTAAAAGTGGATGAAATAAAGAAGTATGATAAACAATATAATTTGCATTCCTGGAGTGCTCAATCTAAATTAAATCCTATGGTAATTACAAAGGCAGAGGGAATTTACTTTTGGGATGAAAAGGGGAAAAGATATTATGATATGTCATCACAGCTTGTAAATTTAAATATAGGTTATGGAAATAAAAAAGTAATAGAAGCTATAAAGGACCAGGCAGAAAAATTAGCTTTTACAGGTCCTGGAAATGCTATAGATGTAAGATCTGAACTTGCTAAAAAGGTGATAGAAATTGCACCAGACAATATGGGAAAAGTATTTTTTACATTAGGAGGAGCAGATTCTAACGAAAATGCCATAAAGATGGCTAGAATGGTTACTGGAAAGTATAAAATATTCTCACGTTATCGTTCTTATCATGGTTCAACATTTGGTGCAGCAAATCTTACAGGGGAGCCTAGAAGATATACCTGTGAACCTGGAATACCTGGATTTGTAAAATTCTTTGATCCTTATGTATATCAGGAAAAAATAGAATTTAAAAGTGAAGAAGAGGCATCAAAGTATTATGTAAATAAGCTTAGAGAACAGATTACTTATGAAGGTGCTGACACTGTAGCTGCAATAGTATTGGAAACTGTAACAGGAAGTAATGGAGTCATAATACCTCCAAAGGGATACCTTGAAGGGGTTAGAGCTTTGTGTGATGAGTTTAATATAATTATGATCTGTGATGAAGTTATGGCTGGATGGGGCAGAACTGGTGAATGGTTTGCCTGCAACAACTGGAATGTAAAGCCTGATATTATTACTTTTGCAAAGGGTGTAACCTGCGGATATGTACCTCTAGGCGGAGTTATTGTCAGCAAAGAAATTGCAAAGCATTTTGATGATAATGTACTTATGTGTGGTCTAACTTATAGTGCTCATCCAATTGGCTGTGCTGCCGGCTGCGCTACTATAGATGTATATAAAGAAGAAAAGCTTATTGAAAATTCAAGAGAAATGGGAAAAGTACTTGGAGCAGAACTTGAAAAATTGAAAGCAAAACATGCTTCTGTAGGGGATGTAAGATATATAGGATTGTTCTCAGCAGTAGAACTTGTTAGAAATAAAGAAACAAGAGAACCTATGGTACCTTATGGAAAGGATCCGGAAAAAGTAATGTCAAAACTTGTTGGAATGCTAAAAGAAAAAGGTTTTTCAACTTATTCTCATGAAAGCTGCATATTAGTTGCACCACCGCTTATAATAAAAGAAAATGAAATTAAGGAAGCTATGGCAATACTGGATGAAGTTCTTGATTATGCAGATACTTTAACTCATTAA
- a CDS encoding Zn-dependent hydrolase, whose translation MENVSCDIKRMEDKIVTFSKFGDTGKGGITRLALSEADFQAREEFCKRMKALGAEIVTDDMGNIYATFKGSEDLPHIAMGSHCDSVVQGGNYDGILGVLTGMEVAETIVKENIPHRHPITVMIWTNEEGARFDPAMMSSGVITGKFDKAKMLASKDMEGVTFGEALDASGYKGDEKNRMNPKDYKAFLELHIEQGPVLEAEKVDIGVVEGVVGMVNYEFEFIGQAGHAGTVPQKMRQDALLAASEAIQYLHRELDKLDEKLVYTTGRIICSPNVHTIIPDDVKFTLDARHQDPEVIKQVVEIIKNIPSELAKCKVSYKELWSRKTVSFNKEFVDFVEKNAETYGYSNMRMYSGPGHDAQFVADMLPVTMIFVPSIGGHSHCEIEKTPVENCLKGANVLLQTVLDIDKK comes from the coding sequence ATGGAAAATGTTAGTTGTGACATAAAAAGAATGGAAGATAAAATTGTTACATTTAGTAAATTTGGTGATACTGGAAAAGGTGGTATAACAAGATTGGCTTTATCAGAAGCAGACTTTCAGGCAAGAGAAGAATTCTGCAAGAGGATGAAGGCACTAGGAGCAGAGATTGTAACAGATGATATGGGAAATATTTATGCTACCTTTAAAGGATCAGAAGATCTTCCGCATATTGCAATGGGGTCACATTGTGATTCAGTAGTACAAGGTGGAAACTACGATGGTATTCTAGGAGTACTTACAGGAATGGAAGTAGCAGAAACTATAGTTAAAGAGAATATTCCACATCGTCATCCAATTACAGTTATGATCTGGACCAATGAGGAAGGTGCTCGTTTCGACCCTGCTATGATGTCATCAGGAGTTATTACTGGTAAATTTGATAAGGCGAAGATGCTGGCGTCAAAGGATATGGAAGGTGTAACCTTTGGTGAGGCACTGGATGCCAGTGGATATAAGGGTGACGAGAAGAATAGAATGAATCCCAAGGATTACAAAGCTTTCCTAGAACTGCATATTGAACAGGGACCAGTGCTTGAAGCTGAAAAGGTGGATATTGGAGTTGTAGAAGGCGTTGTGGGAATGGTCAATTATGAATTTGAATTTATAGGTCAGGCTGGTCATGCTGGAACTGTTCCTCAGAAAATGAGACAAGATGCCCTTTTAGCAGCTTCCGAGGCTATTCAATATCTTCATAGAGAACTTGATAAGTTGGATGAAAAATTAGTTTATACTACTGGTAGAATTATCTGTTCACCAAATGTGCATACAATTATACCAGATGATGTGAAGTTTACCTTGGATGCAAGACATCAGGATCCTGAAGTGATAAAACAAGTTGTTGAAATTATTAAGAATATTCCTTCTGAACTTGCAAAATGTAAAGTTAGCTACAAAGAATTGTGGTCACGTAAAACTGTCAGCTTTAATAAAGAATTTGTGGATTTTGTTGAAAAAAATGCAGAGACTTATGGCTACTCCAATATGAGAATGTACAGTGGTCCTGGACATGATGCTCAGTTTGTAGCCGATATGCTGCCTGTAACTATGATATTTGTTCCAAGTATCGGCGGACACAGTCATTGTGAAATAGAAAAGACTCCTGTGGAGAATTGTCTAAAAGGAGCTAATGTATTACTTCAAACGGTATTGGATATAGATAAGAAATAG